TTGCGCCGGCAGAGCCGCGGTGATCACACTGAAGAGCTGGGTTGTCGTCTGCACCGGGGCACGTTCCCGTTGCGCCGTGATCGCTCTGGCGATGCGCCCGGCAAACCGTTCTTCGCCGAAGCCGCCGAAGATGGCCTCCAAATCCCTGGCGCTGCGGGAGTTGAGGATCTCAGCGGCGGTCTCCGTCCCCGCGGCATCCGCTTCGAAGCGCATGTCGAGCGGCTCGTCGCGCATGAACGTGAACCCGCGCCCGCTCACGTCCAGATGGAACGAGCTCAAGCCGAGATCGAACACGATGGCGTGCACTGCGGTAAAGTGACGCGCCGCGGCGATGCGCGTCAGCTCGCGGAAGTCGCCGGCAGCAAGATGCAAGCGCCCAGCCTCCACCGCCTCAGTCAACGAAATCCGTACGGCGGTCAGTAACTCGAGATCCCGATCGATGCCCAGCACCTCACCGTCGGGCGCCGTGCGTTCCAGCATCGCGGTGGTGTGTCCGCCGCCGTCGATGGTCGCATCGATGCAACGTACCCCTGGCTGCAGCTGCAAGTAGTCCAGCAAAACGGTGGTCAGGATCGGAACGTGGACCTGGCTATTCATAGTCTCCCGCACTGGGCCCGTCACCGGCGCATCTTCCAAGAAACCGTGATCGTCCTCCGCCTCGAACGCGGGCGATCATGACATCTTCACGCGCGAGGTCAATGCGTAGCGCGCCGGTAAGCGACGATGGCCGATCCACCTTATCTGACCGGCTCACGGGCCGACCGGCGCACCCTGTCGAGCCATTGGCTTGCGTGTGGAGAACCGCGCCGCTAGGAAGTGTACATAT
This genomic window from Candidatus Binatia bacterium contains:
- the rsmH gene encoding 16S rRNA (cytosine(1402)-N(4))-methyltransferase RsmH; its protein translation is MNSQVHVPILTTVLLDYLQLQPGVRCIDATIDGGGHTTAMLERTAPDGEVLGIDRDLELLTAVRISLTEAVEAGRLHLAAGDFRELTRIAAARHFTAVHAIVFDLGLSSFHLDVSGRGFTFMRDEPLDMRFEADAAGTETAAEILNSRSARDLEAIFGGFGEERFAGRIARAITAQRERAPVQTTTQLFSVITAALPAQVRWRAARSAARVFQALRISVNDELDAISEALPQALSLLAPGGRLAVIAFHSLEDRIVKQFFVAERQAGRVRILTKKPVRPSDEEIAANPRAASAKLRVCERADY